In Streptomyces sp. NBC_00569, a single genomic region encodes these proteins:
- a CDS encoding YciI family protein, with the protein MAKYLLLKHYRGAPAAVNDVPMEQWTPEEISAHVQYMRDFADRLEKSGEFVDGQALAPEGAWVRYDGEGRPPVTDGPFAETKDVIAGWMVIDVDTYERAVELAGELSAAPGAGGRPIHEWLELRPFLTEPPTVTE; encoded by the coding sequence ATGGCCAAGTACCTGCTGCTGAAGCACTACCGGGGAGCTCCGGCCGCGGTCAACGACGTCCCCATGGAGCAGTGGACGCCCGAAGAGATCTCGGCGCACGTGCAGTACATGCGGGACTTCGCGGACCGGCTCGAGAAGTCCGGCGAGTTCGTCGACGGTCAGGCGCTCGCACCCGAGGGGGCGTGGGTGCGGTACGACGGTGAGGGGCGCCCGCCGGTCACCGACGGACCGTTCGCCGAGACCAAGGACGTCATCGCCGGCTGGATGGTGATCGACGTCGACACCTACGAGCGGGCCGTCGAGCTGGCCGGGGAACTGTCGGCCGCCCCCGGGGCGGGTGGACGGCCGATCCACGAGTGGCTGGAGCTGCGCCCGTTCCTGACCGAGCCGCCCACCGTCACGGAGTGA
- a CDS encoding RNA polymerase sigma factor yields the protein MNEALLRSLTPSVLAILVRRGADFAAAEDAVQDALVEAVRVWPAEQPRDPKGWLVTVAWRKFLDATRSDVARRRREDLVDEEPAPGPAPAADDTLQLYFLCAHPSLTPSSAVALTLRAVGGLTTRQIAQAYLVPEATMAQRISRAKRTVSGVRFDRHGDVATVLRVLYLVFNEGYSGDVDLAAEAIRLTRQLAAAVDHPEVRGLLALMLLHHARRAARTAPDGSLVPLAEQDRARWDTDSIAEGVVILQAALARDRLGEFQAQAAIAALHADAPAAEETDWVQIVEWYDELARLTDSPVVRLNRAVAVGEADGPRAGLAALADLNDSLPRHTAVAAYLHERAGDLATAARLYAEAAKKAPNLAERDHLTRQAARLNASRLNRLEGDT from the coding sequence GTGAACGAGGCCCTGCTCCGGAGCCTCACGCCGAGCGTGCTCGCGATCCTCGTCCGCCGCGGAGCCGACTTCGCGGCGGCCGAGGACGCCGTACAGGACGCACTGGTCGAGGCGGTCCGCGTCTGGCCAGCCGAGCAGCCGCGGGATCCGAAGGGCTGGCTGGTCACCGTGGCCTGGCGCAAGTTCCTCGACGCGACCCGGTCGGACGTCGCCCGCCGCCGGCGTGAGGACCTCGTCGACGAGGAACCGGCGCCCGGCCCGGCGCCCGCGGCGGACGACACGCTCCAGCTCTACTTCCTGTGCGCCCACCCGTCGCTGACGCCGTCCTCCGCCGTCGCGCTCACCCTGCGCGCCGTCGGAGGGCTCACCACCCGCCAGATCGCCCAGGCCTACCTGGTGCCCGAGGCGACGATGGCGCAGCGCATCAGCCGCGCCAAGCGCACCGTTTCCGGCGTGCGGTTCGACCGGCACGGTGATGTCGCCACCGTGCTGCGCGTCCTCTACCTGGTCTTCAACGAGGGCTACTCCGGCGACGTGGACCTCGCCGCCGAGGCCATCCGCCTCACCCGGCAGCTCGCGGCCGCCGTCGACCACCCCGAGGTGAGGGGGCTGCTCGCCCTCATGCTGCTCCATCACGCCCGGCGCGCCGCACGCACGGCGCCCGACGGCAGCCTGGTGCCGCTCGCCGAGCAGGACCGTGCCCGCTGGGACACCGATTCGATCGCCGAGGGCGTCGTGATCCTCCAGGCGGCCCTCGCCCGCGACCGTCTCGGAGAGTTCCAGGCCCAGGCCGCCATCGCGGCGCTCCACGCCGATGCGCCGGCAGCCGAGGAGACCGACTGGGTCCAGATCGTCGAGTGGTACGACGAGCTCGCGCGCCTGACGGACAGCCCGGTCGTCCGGCTCAACCGCGCGGTGGCCGTCGGCGAGGCCGACGGACCACGCGCCGGCCTGGCGGCGCTCGCGGACCTGAACGACTCACTGCCGCGCCACACCGCGGTGGCGGCGTATCTCCACGAGCGCGCCGGCGACCTTGCGACGGCGGCACGGCTGTACGCGGAGGCGGCCAAGAAGGCACCCAACCTCGCCGAGCGCGACCACCTCACACGCCAGGCGGCGAGGCTGAACGCGTCGCGTCTGAACCGGCTGGAGGGGGACACGTAG
- a CDS encoding TauD/TfdA dioxygenase family protein, which produces MQDVASTHVANPEPVLDKPLMHYGRRVLDRLAPGAEQSAYRLIDIDPLTPHFGAVLGGVDLTRPVSDELATELRQALLEWKVIFFRGQTGFTAEHQLALSGVWGPPEANPFFAKTGTPGISRLAKDAKAAGNKNIWHSDHSFMVNPSLGAVLRAVEVPAAGGDTMWADMGAAYDNLPEDLKERIESLTAVHDWEASWGALMNDEQKAAFRESWPQVEHPVVVRHPRSGRRTLYVNEPFTRYIKGLSEAENRELLDILVLQARIPEFQIRFRWEPDSIAVWDNIAVQHYAVNDYFPQRRVMERIAIAGVPLS; this is translated from the coding sequence ATGCAGGACGTCGCGTCGACCCATGTGGCCAACCCCGAGCCCGTACTGGACAAGCCCCTCATGCACTACGGCCGCCGCGTCCTGGACCGCCTCGCCCCCGGCGCCGAGCAGTCCGCGTACCGGCTGATCGACATCGACCCGCTCACCCCGCACTTCGGCGCCGTGCTCGGCGGCGTCGACCTGACCCGGCCCGTCTCCGACGAGCTCGCCACGGAGCTGCGGCAGGCGCTGCTGGAATGGAAGGTGATCTTCTTCCGCGGCCAGACGGGCTTCACCGCCGAGCACCAGCTCGCACTGTCGGGCGTCTGGGGCCCGCCCGAGGCGAACCCGTTCTTCGCGAAGACCGGGACCCCGGGCATCTCCCGGCTCGCCAAGGACGCGAAGGCCGCGGGCAACAAGAACATCTGGCACAGCGACCACTCGTTCATGGTCAACCCGTCGCTCGGCGCCGTCCTGCGAGCCGTGGAGGTGCCCGCCGCGGGCGGCGATACGATGTGGGCGGACATGGGCGCCGCCTACGACAACCTGCCCGAGGACCTCAAGGAGCGCATCGAGAGCCTCACCGCCGTCCACGACTGGGAGGCCAGCTGGGGCGCCCTCATGAACGACGAGCAGAAGGCGGCCTTCCGGGAGAGCTGGCCGCAGGTCGAGCACCCCGTCGTGGTGCGCCACCCCCGCAGCGGCCGCAGGACCCTGTACGTGAACGAGCCGTTCACCCGGTACATCAAGGGCCTGTCCGAAGCGGAGAACCGTGAGCTGCTCGACATCCTGGTTCTCCAGGCGCGCATCCCCGAGTTCCAGATCCGCTTCCGCTGGGAGCCCGACTCGATCGCCGTCTGGGACAACATCGCCGTCCAGCACTACGCGGTCAACGACTACTTCCCGCAGCGCCGGGTGATGGAGCGCATCGCCATCGCCGGCGTCCCGCTGTCCTGA
- a CDS encoding TetR/AcrR family transcriptional regulator — MAEEQVERARRGPGRPRQEHVTRAVLDAVVDLVAESGMAALTMDAVAARAGVSKPAMYRRWSTKQDLVIAAAESRIGPLTVPDMGDFRAELRAVLTARMKAYRQPGIDRLLAGVIGSAAEAGAEPGAYRAYTARVMSETRHLLERGVARGDVREDVDVSAASTLVAASLVFRMVGEQQMPDESLVESVVDLIGRAVDARP, encoded by the coding sequence ATGGCGGAGGAACAGGTGGAGCGGGCACGTCGGGGTCCGGGGCGGCCTCGCCAGGAACACGTCACCCGAGCCGTACTGGACGCCGTCGTCGACCTGGTGGCGGAGAGCGGTATGGCCGCACTCACGATGGACGCCGTCGCGGCCCGCGCCGGCGTGAGCAAGCCGGCCATGTACCGGCGCTGGTCCACCAAGCAGGACCTGGTCATCGCTGCCGCGGAGTCGCGGATCGGACCGCTGACCGTGCCCGACATGGGGGACTTCCGGGCCGAGCTGCGGGCCGTCCTGACGGCGCGCATGAAGGCCTACCGGCAGCCGGGGATCGACCGCCTGCTGGCCGGGGTGATCGGTTCCGCCGCCGAGGCGGGAGCGGAGCCCGGGGCCTACCGCGCCTACACGGCCCGCGTGATGAGCGAGACCCGGCACCTGCTGGAGCGTGGTGTCGCGCGCGGCGACGTCAGGGAGGACGTCGACGTGTCGGCCGCCTCGACGCTCGTGGCGGCGTCGCTGGTCTTCCGGATGGTCGGCGAGCAGCAGATGCCCGACGAGTCGCTCGTCGAGTCGGTGGTGGACCTGATCGGCCGGGCGGTCGACGCCCGGCCCTGA
- a CDS encoding class I adenylate-forming enzyme family protein yields MHLSALLDEVVRSAGDKEAVVYREQRWSYREFDEAARRAATVLDEAGLRPGDRLAVMTYNTPAFLFAAFGAWYAGATLVPVNHKLQTAEVARQLRHCGARLALVDAEIGERATAADVEVPWLVSHPDADADTRPAGCFESLVARAEPWRAEPGPDSDIAQILYTSGTSGTPKGCMHTHRGIALTAGHTADTIPLVRDDRFLICMPIWHASPLNNWTLGTLLRGATVVLQREYDPRGMLETIQRERVTAMFGAPIALIAPVQAVADFAGFDLTSVRAWIYGAGPLDADTARRLMTAYGSQDFHQVYGMSEMGPAGTSLSPAEQVTKAGSIGCCGMPGVDLRVVRPDGADAGSGGTGEIWLRSESRMVGYLDDEAATAEVFAGDWYRSGDLGRVDEDGFVTIVDRMKDVIITGGENVASQEVEGALRGHPDVLDVAVVGRPHPQWGETVVAVVVRREGADLDVAGMRAWLEPRIARYKIPRELVLRRELPRTPSGKITKHVLRAQLAESAEPARVVSG; encoded by the coding sequence ATGCACCTCAGTGCCCTGCTGGACGAAGTGGTTCGCTCGGCCGGCGACAAGGAAGCGGTCGTCTATCGCGAACAGCGGTGGAGCTACCGGGAGTTCGACGAAGCCGCCCGGCGCGCCGCGACGGTGCTGGACGAGGCCGGGCTGCGGCCGGGCGACCGTCTCGCGGTGATGACGTACAACACCCCCGCCTTCCTGTTCGCGGCGTTCGGCGCCTGGTACGCGGGCGCCACCCTGGTGCCGGTGAACCACAAACTGCAGACGGCCGAGGTGGCGCGACAGCTGCGGCACTGCGGGGCCCGGCTGGCACTCGTCGACGCGGAGATCGGCGAGCGCGCGACCGCGGCCGACGTGGAGGTGCCGTGGCTGGTCAGCCACCCCGACGCGGACGCGGACACGCGCCCGGCGGGCTGTTTCGAGTCCCTCGTTGCGCGCGCCGAGCCCTGGCGTGCCGAGCCGGGCCCGGACAGCGACATCGCGCAGATCCTCTACACGTCGGGGACCTCCGGGACCCCCAAGGGCTGTATGCACACGCACCGCGGCATCGCCCTGACGGCCGGGCACACCGCGGACACGATCCCCCTCGTCCGCGACGACCGGTTCCTGATCTGCATGCCGATCTGGCACGCGTCGCCCCTCAACAACTGGACCCTGGGCACGTTGCTGCGCGGGGCCACGGTCGTGCTGCAGCGCGAGTACGACCCGCGCGGCATGCTGGAGACCATCCAGCGCGAGCGGGTCACCGCGATGTTCGGGGCACCGATCGCGCTCATCGCCCCGGTGCAGGCCGTCGCCGACTTCGCCGGCTTCGACCTGACGTCCGTACGCGCCTGGATCTACGGCGCCGGGCCTCTGGACGCGGACACCGCGCGCCGGCTGATGACGGCATACGGCTCGCAGGACTTCCACCAGGTGTACGGGATGAGCGAGATGGGCCCCGCGGGGACCTCGCTCTCACCCGCCGAGCAGGTGACCAAGGCGGGATCGATCGGGTGCTGCGGCATGCCCGGTGTCGATCTGCGGGTCGTACGCCCCGACGGCGCGGATGCCGGTTCGGGCGGGACCGGGGAGATCTGGCTGCGCTCGGAGAGCCGGATGGTCGGCTATCTCGACGACGAGGCCGCCACCGCGGAGGTGTTCGCGGGCGACTGGTACCGCAGCGGTGACCTCGGCCGGGTCGACGAGGACGGCTTCGTCACGATCGTGGACCGGATGAAGGACGTGATCATCACCGGCGGGGAGAACGTCGCCTCACAGGAGGTGGAAGGCGCGTTGCGTGGCCATCCGGACGTGCTGGACGTCGCCGTCGTGGGCCGCCCGCATCCCCAGTGGGGCGAGACCGTGGTGGCCGTCGTGGTGCGGCGCGAGGGGGCGGACCTGGACGTGGCGGGCATGCGCGCCTGGCTCGAGCCGCGGATCGCCCGCTACAAGATCCCGCGCGAGCTGGTACTGCGCCGGGAGCTGCCGCGCACTCCGTCGGGGAAGATCACCAAGCATGTGCTGCGGGCCCAGCTGGCCGAATCCGCCGAGCCGGCGCGGGTGGTGAGCGGCTGA
- a CDS encoding TetR/AcrR family transcriptional regulator, with translation MAYRKTPAEISRLEAARERLISCATSVVAEVGWSQASVTAVADSAGIAAGSVYQHFPSKAALAVEVFRRAAGREVEVLGEVLHGPGDPVERLRRGVEVFARRALENRGLAYALLAAPAEPAVGAERIDFRRRYRALWAEVVREGTTTGRLPPQNAEITAAALTGAIGEVLVDPLGTPDENATEELLADLTAAALRCAGARTA, from the coding sequence ATGGCCTACCGCAAGACCCCAGCCGAAATCAGTCGGCTCGAAGCCGCGAGAGAGCGCCTCATCTCCTGCGCGACCTCCGTCGTGGCGGAAGTGGGCTGGTCGCAGGCGTCCGTGACCGCCGTCGCCGACTCGGCGGGCATCGCGGCAGGCTCCGTGTACCAGCACTTCCCGTCCAAGGCGGCGCTCGCCGTGGAGGTGTTCCGGCGCGCCGCGGGACGCGAGGTCGAGGTCCTGGGCGAGGTGCTGCACGGCCCGGGAGATCCCGTCGAACGGCTGCGCCGCGGCGTCGAGGTCTTCGCCCGGCGCGCCCTGGAGAACCGTGGCCTCGCTTACGCTCTGCTCGCCGCCCCCGCCGAACCCGCGGTCGGCGCCGAGCGGATCGACTTCCGCCGCCGCTACCGCGCACTGTGGGCCGAAGTGGTGCGCGAGGGTACGACGACGGGCAGGCTGCCCCCGCAGAACGCCGAGATCACGGCGGCCGCCCTGACCGGAGCCATCGGCGAAGTGCTCGTCGACCCGCTCGGCACCCCCGACGAGAACGCCACCGAGGAACTCCTCGCCGACCTCACCGCCGCGGCGCTGCGCTGCGCCGGAGCCCGGACCGCCTGA
- a CDS encoding acyl-CoA dehydrogenase family protein gives MPSNPTAVTHEVTNQVPPLAGHDIADDPVLLEGVRREGAAWSLDDLHRIGRRAGSEEVQRWADEANRFEPVLRTHDRYGNRIDEVDFHPSYHALMEVAVGEGLAGSAWADERPGAHVARAAAFMVWSSTEAGHGCPVSMTYAVVPALRHAPDLAKIYEPLLTSRVYEPGLHTPGGKRGLLAGMGMTEKQGGTDVRANTTSATEQADGTWRLRGHKWFTSAPMNDLFLVLAQAPGGLSCFLVPRVLPDGSRNPFRIQRLKDKLGNRSNASSEPEFDDTVAWLVGAEGKGVRTIIDMVTMTRLDCVLGSAAGTRAALAQAAHHARHRSVFGAKLIDQPLMRNVLADLAVESEAATTLALRLAGAADRAQRGDEGERAFLRLATAVGKYWVCKRQPVAVAEALECLGGNGYDEASGMPRLYRDAPLNGIWEGSGNVNALDMLRALAREPESLEAFRTEIEAAAGRDQRLDAAWQELQGELVLTEDAPLRARRVIERAALVLQGALLVRHAPTAVADAFCASRLAGDRGLAFGTLPPGTDFAALLERLPA, from the coding sequence ATGCCCAGCAACCCCACCGCCGTGACGCACGAAGTGACCAACCAGGTACCGCCGTTGGCCGGTCACGACATCGCCGACGACCCGGTCCTCCTGGAGGGTGTGCGCCGCGAGGGCGCCGCATGGTCTCTCGACGACCTCCACCGGATCGGCCGCCGGGCGGGCAGCGAGGAGGTGCAGCGCTGGGCCGACGAGGCCAACCGCTTCGAGCCGGTGCTGCGCACCCACGACCGCTACGGCAACCGCATCGACGAGGTCGACTTCCACCCCTCGTACCACGCCCTGATGGAGGTGGCGGTCGGTGAAGGCCTGGCCGGCAGCGCGTGGGCGGACGAACGGCCCGGCGCGCATGTGGCGCGGGCCGCCGCCTTCATGGTGTGGAGCAGCACCGAGGCCGGGCATGGCTGTCCCGTCTCCATGACCTACGCCGTCGTCCCCGCCCTGCGCCATGCCCCCGACCTGGCGAAGATCTACGAACCCCTGCTCACCAGCCGTGTCTACGAACCCGGTCTGCACACCCCGGGTGGCAAGCGCGGCCTGCTCGCCGGCATGGGGATGACGGAGAAGCAGGGCGGCACCGACGTGCGCGCCAACACCACCTCCGCCACCGAACAGGCCGACGGCACCTGGCGTCTGCGCGGACACAAGTGGTTCACCAGCGCCCCGATGAACGACCTTTTCCTCGTGCTCGCCCAGGCGCCCGGCGGCCTGTCCTGCTTCCTGGTCCCGCGTGTCCTGCCCGACGGCAGCCGCAACCCCTTCCGTATCCAGCGCCTCAAGGACAAGCTCGGCAACCGCTCCAACGCGTCGAGCGAGCCCGAGTTCGACGACACCGTGGCCTGGCTCGTCGGCGCCGAGGGCAAGGGCGTCCGCACCATCATCGACATGGTCACCATGACACGGCTCGACTGCGTCCTCGGCTCCGCCGCCGGCACCCGCGCCGCCCTCGCCCAGGCCGCCCACCACGCCCGGCACCGCTCGGTGTTCGGCGCCAAGCTCATCGACCAGCCGCTCATGCGCAACGTACTGGCCGACCTCGCCGTGGAGTCCGAGGCCGCCACCACGCTCGCGCTGCGCCTGGCCGGCGCGGCCGACCGCGCCCAGCGCGGCGACGAAGGCGAACGAGCCTTCCTGCGCCTCGCCACGGCGGTCGGCAAGTACTGGGTGTGCAAGCGACAGCCCGTAGCGGTGGCGGAGGCCCTGGAATGCCTCGGCGGCAACGGATATGACGAGGCATCAGGTATGCCGCGTCTGTACCGCGACGCGCCGCTCAACGGCATCTGGGAGGGCTCCGGGAACGTCAACGCCCTGGACATGCTGCGTGCGCTGGCCCGTGAGCCGGAGTCCCTGGAGGCGTTCCGGACGGAGATCGAGGCGGCGGCGGGCCGTGACCAGCGGCTCGACGCGGCCTGGCAGGAGTTGCAGGGCGAACTCGTCCTCACCGAGGACGCGCCGCTGCGGGCCCGCCGGGTCATCGAGCGCGCGGCCCTCGTGCTGCAGGGTGCGCTCCTGGTCCGGCACGCGCCGACCGCCGTCGCGGACGCGTTCTGCGCTTCGCGGCTCGCCGGGGACCGCGGGCTCGCCTTCGGGACGCTGCCGCCGGGCACCGATTTCGCGGCGCTGCTGGAGCGACTGCCTGCCTGA
- a CDS encoding MmcQ/YjbR family DNA-binding protein: MSAGSRRARVEDVHALASGMPHVTVVHGSAGNPVYQVGHKSFVFFRTPRPDAFDPETGERYADVIVFWVPSESDKQALVQDQASPFFTTPHFDGHLSVLLRAGRIGELTLTELTEVVQDAWLTQASPTRAAHWLKARGEQ; the protein is encoded by the coding sequence ATGTCTGCTGGATCGCGCCGGGCGCGGGTCGAGGACGTGCACGCACTGGCATCGGGGATGCCGCATGTCACGGTTGTCCACGGCTCCGCCGGCAACCCGGTCTACCAGGTCGGACACAAGTCGTTCGTCTTCTTCCGCACTCCTCGCCCTGACGCCTTCGATCCCGAGACCGGTGAACGCTACGCGGACGTGATCGTGTTCTGGGTGCCGTCCGAGTCCGACAAGCAGGCTCTGGTCCAGGATCAGGCGTCCCCCTTCTTCACCACACCGCATTTCGACGGCCACCTGTCGGTACTCCTCCGGGCCGGCCGGATCGGCGAGCTCACCCTGACGGAACTGACCGAAGTCGTCCAGGACGCATGGCTGACCCAGGCCTCGCCAACCAGGGCCGCCCACTGGCTCAAGGCCCGCGGAGAGCAATGA
- a CDS encoding LysR family transcriptional regulator codes for MDGSPDLELRHLRCLVAIVDTGSFTDAAIELGVSQASVSRTLLALERILGVRLLHRTSRTVTPTTAGVEVLARARHMLAEADELVRRATTGHTRLRIGHAWSAMGRLTAEFQRRWRDRYPDVELHLIRHNTPTGGLAEGLCDMAVIRTAVDTRRYAHALVGHERRYVALASDDPWARRRGIRLSEIRERTLVVDRRTGTTTLDLWPEGAGPDVEYIQDVDDWLAAIATGRCVGVTPQSTATQYRRDGIAYRLLRDTDPVPVHLIWPQQSPHPATHAAVVLLSDLYREDAQGPRA; via the coding sequence ATGGATGGTTCGCCGGATCTGGAGCTGCGGCATCTGCGTTGCCTGGTCGCCATCGTCGACACCGGAAGTTTCACCGACGCCGCGATCGAACTGGGTGTCTCCCAGGCGTCCGTCTCGCGCACCCTGCTGGCCTTGGAGCGGATCCTCGGCGTACGGCTCCTGCACCGCACCAGCCGTACGGTCACCCCCACCACGGCCGGCGTCGAGGTCCTGGCCCGCGCCCGGCACATGCTCGCCGAGGCCGACGAGCTGGTCCGCCGGGCCACCACCGGTCACACCCGCCTGCGCATCGGCCACGCCTGGTCCGCGATGGGCCGGCTCACGGCCGAGTTCCAGCGCCGCTGGCGCGACCGCTACCCAGATGTCGAACTCCACCTGATTCGCCACAACACCCCCACCGGCGGGCTCGCCGAGGGCCTGTGCGACATGGCCGTCATCCGGACCGCCGTCGACACGCGTCGTTACGCTCACGCCCTGGTCGGTCACGAGCGCCGCTACGTCGCGCTGGCCTCCGACGACCCGTGGGCCAGGCGGCGCGGCATCCGTCTGTCGGAGATCCGCGAGCGCACCCTCGTGGTGGACCGGCGCACCGGCACCACGACCCTGGACCTGTGGCCCGAAGGGGCCGGCCCTGACGTGGAGTACATCCAGGACGTCGACGACTGGCTCGCCGCCATCGCCACCGGCCGCTGCGTCGGCGTCACTCCGCAGTCGACCGCCACCCAGTACCGTCGCGACGGCATCGCTTATCGCCTTCTGCGCGACACCGACCCCGTCCCCGTCCACCTCATCTGGCCCCAGCAGAGCCCGCATCCCGCCACCCACGCCGCCGTCGTCCTGCTGAGCGATCTCTACCGCGAGGACGCGCAAGGCCCGAGAGCGTGA
- a CDS encoding EamA family transporter, protein METDARAEPTVSTAPQGASPRWSGMALMLGSGLSNQLGASVAALAFPVLGPVGVVAVRQWVAAGVLLSAGRPKLRTFTAAQWRPVVGLAVVFATMNLTLYTAIDRIGLGLAVTLEFLGPLTVALAGSRRRIDLVCALVAGAAVLVLTRPRPSTDYLGIALALLAAVCWGCYILLNRTMGQRLPGVEGSAAAALVSGALYVPVGITVLCLHRPTTTALLCALAAGVLSSAVPFLADLLALRVVPAHFFGIFMSVNPVCAALVGLLILGQNLGPASWTAIAVIVAANAVAVGTAAHRPPVRHDHPEGV, encoded by the coding sequence ATGGAAACCGATGCTCGCGCGGAGCCGACCGTGTCCACCGCACCACAGGGCGCCTCACCTCGCTGGTCCGGGATGGCCCTGATGCTGGGCAGCGGCCTGTCCAACCAGCTCGGAGCGTCCGTCGCCGCACTCGCCTTCCCGGTCCTGGGGCCGGTGGGTGTGGTCGCCGTACGCCAATGGGTGGCCGCCGGGGTGCTGTTGAGCGCCGGGCGGCCGAAGCTGCGTACATTCACCGCCGCACAGTGGAGGCCGGTGGTGGGGCTGGCCGTGGTGTTCGCGACCATGAACCTGACGCTGTACACGGCGATCGACCGGATCGGGCTCGGGCTGGCGGTCACCCTGGAGTTCCTCGGGCCGCTCACCGTCGCACTGGCGGGCTCCCGCCGTCGCATCGATCTGGTCTGCGCGCTCGTCGCCGGCGCGGCGGTACTCGTCCTCACCCGGCCCCGGCCCAGCACCGACTACCTCGGCATCGCCCTGGCCCTGCTGGCCGCCGTGTGCTGGGGCTGCTACATCCTGCTCAACCGCACCATGGGACAGCGCCTGCCCGGGGTCGAGGGATCCGCGGCCGCCGCACTCGTCTCCGGCGCGCTCTACGTGCCGGTCGGCATCACCGTGCTGTGTCTGCACCGGCCCACCACGACCGCCCTCCTGTGCGCGCTGGCCGCGGGTGTGCTGTCCTCCGCGGTGCCCTTCCTCGCCGACCTGCTCGCGCTGCGGGTCGTCCCCGCCCACTTCTTCGGGATCTTCATGAGCGTCAACCCGGTGTGTGCCGCACTGGTGGGCCTCCTGATACTCGGCCAGAACCTCGGCCCGGCATCATGGACGGCCATCGCCGTGATCGTCGCCGCCAATGCCGTGGCCGTCGGCACGGCAGCGCACCGCCCTCCGGTCCGTCACGACCACCCGGAAGGTGTGTGA
- a CDS encoding LysR family transcriptional regulator, translating into MDLNAVRTFVAAADAGQFQEAAAALSITQQAVSKRIAVLEKDLGVRLFTRTPRGAELTIDGQALLPHARELLRAEDRADASVRPGRRPLRVDVLNRRIAPAVLLQDFYRTRPEIELDVVTLNADVDTAIAAVEAGTIDATFHAITVPEHHLPASIKTARVIDDPHELLVGPSHALADADSVTPAQLAGHRIWMPGMAPGTEWADYYDEFAAAFGLTIDVVGPVFGNEALLDEIADSADLATLVGEGSRYLWPDSYDLRRIPVRNPTPVYPMSLIWRGDNRHPVLDAFRAHLEATRARTPDVEVWEPTWSQRTARRS; encoded by the coding sequence GTGGATCTCAACGCCGTGCGCACCTTTGTCGCGGCTGCGGACGCCGGCCAGTTCCAGGAAGCCGCCGCAGCCCTGTCGATCACCCAGCAAGCCGTTTCCAAGCGCATCGCCGTGCTGGAAAAGGATCTGGGAGTGCGCCTGTTCACCCGCACTCCGCGCGGCGCCGAACTCACCATCGACGGCCAGGCGCTCCTGCCCCACGCCCGCGAACTCCTCCGGGCCGAAGACCGGGCCGACGCCTCCGTGCGCCCCGGCCGGCGCCCCCTGCGCGTCGACGTCCTCAACCGGCGGATCGCTCCGGCGGTGCTCCTCCAGGACTTCTACCGCACGCGTCCCGAGATCGAGCTCGACGTCGTCACCCTGAACGCCGATGTCGACACGGCGATCGCCGCCGTCGAGGCCGGGACGATCGACGCGACGTTCCACGCGATCACCGTCCCCGAGCATCATCTGCCGGCCTCGATCAAGACCGCCAGAGTGATCGACGACCCGCACGAGCTGCTCGTCGGCCCCTCCCACGCGCTGGCCGACGCCGACAGCGTCACGCCCGCACAGCTCGCCGGCCACCGCATCTGGATGCCCGGCATGGCACCCGGCACCGAGTGGGCCGATTACTACGACGAGTTCGCCGCGGCGTTCGGTCTCACGATCGACGTCGTCGGGCCTGTCTTCGGGAACGAGGCGCTGCTGGACGAGATCGCCGACTCCGCCGACCTGGCGACCCTCGTGGGCGAAGGGTCGCGCTATCTCTGGCCCGACAGCTACGATCTGCGCCGCATTCCCGTGCGGAACCCGACGCCGGTCTACCCGATGTCACTGATCTGGCGCGGTGACAACCGGCATCCGGTGCTCGACGCGTTCCGCGCCCACCTGGAGGCGACACGAGCGCGAACCCCGGACGTCGAGGTGTGGGAACCGACATGGAGTCAGCGGACAGCCAGGAGGTCGTGA